In a genomic window of Chrysemys picta bellii isolate R12L10 chromosome 1, ASM1138683v2, whole genome shotgun sequence:
- the LOC101943725 gene encoding olfactory receptor 51G2-like — protein MSAINDTKFKFTVFLLTGIPGQEHIHNLWISLPFCLMYVISILGNSVILFIIKTDPNLHEPMYIFLSMLGFTDLGLLIATMPTILGIFLFNSREISLDACFGQLFFIQSLHCIESSVLLLMAFDRFIAIRDPLRYASILTLPRIAKMGLVCVLRGVAVMLPLPLLLKRFQYCRVNVLSHSYCMHQEVMKMACSNIRVNNFYGLFITVVTVGLDSLLIFLSYVMILKTVLSIASHKEFLRALNTCVSHLCAVLLFYTPEFSLTLIHRFGNVSSPLLQIILGYVNLLVPPLINPIVYSVKSKHLRSRIIRVFVK, from the coding sequence ATGTCAGCCATCAATGACACCAAATTCAAATTCACAGTGTTCCTTCTTAccgggatacctgggcaggaaCACATCCACAATCTCTGGATCTCTCTTCCCTTCTGCTTAATGTATGTTATTTCAATAttaggaaattcagtcattctgttcattataaaaacagatccaaacctccatgagcccatgtacattttcctttccatgttgggcTTCACAGACCTTGGCTTATTGATAGCCACCATGCCGACCATATTGGGCATATTCTTGTTTAACTCTAGGGAGATCAGTTTGGATGCCTGTTTTGGCCAGTTATTTTTTATCCAGTCACTTCATTGCATTGAATCTTCCGTGCtcttgttgatggcctttgaccgcttcatCGCAATCCGTGATCCGCTGAGATATGCCTCCATCTTAACCCTGCCGAGAATAGCCAAGATGGGACTGGTGTGTGTTCTGAGAGGGGTGGCCGTAATGCTCCCACTCCCCCTTCTCCTGAAACGGTTCCAATACTGTCGAGTGAATGTCCTCTCCCATTCTTACTGCATGCACCAGGAGGTCATGAAGATGGCTTGTTCGAATATCAGAGTCAACAACTTCTATGGCTTATTTATTACAGTCGTAACGGTGGGGTTGGACTCGctgctcatcttcctctcttatgtgatgatcctcaaaacagtgctgagcatcGCGTCCCACAAGGAGTTTctcagggccctgaacacctgcgtcTCCCATCTCTGCGCTGTCCTGCTCTTCTACACGCCAGAGTTCAGCCTGACTTTGATACACAGATTTGGGAATGTCTcttctcccttgcttcagatCATCCTGGGTTACGTCAACCTGCTGGTTCCTCCTCTGATTAACCCAATTGTGTACagcgtgaaaagcaaacaccttcgttCGAGGATAATCAGGGTGTTCGTGAAGTGA